A single window of Gossypium hirsutum isolate 1008001.06 chromosome A10, Gossypium_hirsutum_v2.1, whole genome shotgun sequence DNA harbors:
- the LOC107896002 gene encoding acyl-coenzyme A thioesterase 13, which translates to MELERAKKYLEKGVDGYANGNGGMFENFMMQGLGLHLDSIERGRVLCSMKVPVRLLNPGNTFHGGATTSLVDLVGSAVILTYGLTSTGVSVEITLSLLDAAFANEEIEIEGRALRIGKTVAVVNVEFRKKSSAKIFAQARHTKYLHLPPPAPVQTKM; encoded by the exons ATGGAGTTGGAAAGAGCGAAGAAATACCTGGAGAAAGGTGTGGATGGCTATGCCAATGGCAATGGAGGAATGTTCGAAAACTTCATGATGCAAGGTCTTGGTCTGCACCTCGACTCCATCGAACGTGGCCGAGTGCTTTGCTCCATGAAAGTCCCTGTTCGACTTCTG aacccaGGGAATACGTTTCATGGGGGAGCCACAACATCACTGGTGGACCTGGTTGGCTCCGCGGTTATACTCACTTATGGACTTACTTCCACCGGTGTTTCTGTGGAGATTACCCTCTCTTTACTGGATGCTGCTTTCGCTAAT GAGGAAATAGAGATAGAAGGGAGGGCATTGCGCATTGGGAAGACGGTTGCGGTTGTGAATGTCGAATTTCGCAAGAAAAGCTCTGCCAAAATATTTGCACAGGCGCGTCATACTAAGTATCTCCATCTCCCACCACCAGCACCTGttcaaaccaaaatgtaa